In the genome of Pseudomonas sp. HS6, one region contains:
- the eat gene encoding ethanolamine permease codes for MTSTTQLKPTLGTLHLWGIAVGLVISGEYFGWSYGWGTAGTLGFLVTALMVATMYTCFIFSFTELTTAIPHAGGPFAYSRRAFGEKGGLIAGIATLIEFVFAPPAIAMAIGAYLNVQYPELDPKVAAVGAYFVFMTLNILGVSIAATFELVVTVLAVAELLVFMGVVAPGFSFSNFVLNGWSGANEFTMGSIPGIFAAIPFAIWFFLAIEGAAMAAEEAKDPKRTIPKAYVSGILTLVFLAIGVMVMAGGVGDWRQLSNINDPLPQAMKAVVGNNSSWMHMLVWIGLFGLVASFHGIILGYSRQFFALARAGYLPKSLAKLSRFQTPHRAILAGGVIGIAAIYSDGLVNLQGMTLTAAMITMSVFGAIVMYIISMLSLFKLRKTEPNLERSFRAPGYPVVPAIALFLAVVCLVAMAWFNTLIGCVFLGFMAAGYLYFQLTAKQRSEAPADAMLEGI; via the coding sequence ATGACTTCCACCACACAGCTCAAACCCACACTCGGCACCCTGCATCTCTGGGGCATTGCCGTCGGCCTGGTGATTTCCGGCGAATACTTCGGCTGGAGTTACGGCTGGGGCACGGCGGGAACCCTGGGTTTCCTGGTCACGGCCCTGATGGTCGCGACCATGTACACCTGCTTCATCTTCAGCTTCACCGAACTGACCACCGCGATTCCCCATGCGGGCGGGCCGTTTGCTTACAGCCGTCGGGCGTTCGGCGAGAAAGGCGGGTTGATCGCCGGGATCGCCACGCTGATCGAGTTCGTCTTTGCCCCGCCGGCCATCGCCATGGCCATCGGTGCCTATCTCAATGTGCAATATCCGGAGCTTGACCCGAAAGTCGCGGCGGTCGGCGCGTATTTCGTGTTCATGACCTTGAACATCCTGGGCGTCAGTATCGCCGCGACCTTCGAACTGGTGGTCACCGTGCTCGCCGTTGCCGAACTGCTGGTGTTCATGGGCGTGGTTGCACCGGGCTTCAGCTTCAGCAATTTCGTGCTGAACGGCTGGTCGGGCGCCAATGAGTTCACGATGGGCTCGATTCCCGGCATTTTCGCCGCCATTCCCTTCGCGATCTGGTTCTTCCTCGCCATCGAAGGCGCGGCCATGGCGGCCGAGGAAGCCAAGGATCCGAAACGCACGATTCCCAAAGCCTACGTCAGCGGCATCCTGACCCTGGTGTTCCTGGCCATCGGCGTGATGGTGATGGCGGGCGGCGTTGGCGACTGGCGTCAGCTGTCGAACATCAACGACCCCCTGCCGCAGGCGATGAAAGCAGTGGTCGGCAACAATTCAAGCTGGATGCACATGCTGGTGTGGATCGGCCTGTTCGGGCTGGTGGCGAGTTTCCACGGGATCATCCTCGGTTACTCGCGGCAGTTCTTCGCCCTGGCCCGGGCCGGTTATCTGCCGAAAAGCCTGGCCAAGCTGTCGCGTTTCCAGACTCCGCACCGGGCGATTCTGGCCGGCGGTGTGATCGGCATCGCGGCGATCTACAGCGACGGACTGGTCAATCTGCAAGGCATGACCCTGACGGCAGCGATGATCACCATGTCGGTGTTCGGCGCCATCGTGATGTACATCATCAGCATGCTCAGCCTGTTCAAACTGCGCAAAACCGAGCCGAACCTGGAGCGCTCCTTCCGCGCGCCGGGTTATCCGGTGGTGCCGGCTATCGCGCTGTTCCTGGCGGTGGTGTGCCTGGTGGCGATGGCCTGGTTCAACACGCTGATCGGTTGTGTGTTCCTCGGTTTCATGGCCGCCGGTTACCTGTACTTCCAGCTGACCGCCAAGCAACGCTCCGAAGCACCGGCAGACGCTATGCTCGAAGGTATTTAA
- a CDS encoding ethanolamine ammonia-lyase subunit EutB, which translates to MAAFAHTVGAQTYRFDSLKDVMAKASPARSGDFLAGVAALNDGERVAAQMALADIPLTHFLQEALIPYESDEVTRLIIDSHDKQAFAVVSHLTIGGFRDWLLSEAADEQSLRALAPGLTPEMVAAVSKIMRVQDLVLVAQKIRVVTKFRGTLGLRGRLSTRLQPNHPTDEPSGIAASILDGLLYGNGDAMIGINPATDSIASICAMLEMLDAIIQRYDIPTQACVLTHVTTSIEAINRGVPLDLVFQSIAGTEAANASFGINLNILQEGYDAGLSLNRGTLGQNLMYFETGQGSALSANAHHGVDQQTCETRAYAVARHFKPFLVNTVVGFIGPEYLYNGKQIIRAGLEDHFCGKLLGVPMGCDICYTNHAEADQDDMDTLLTLLGVAGINFIMGIPGSDDIMLNYQTTSFHDALYARQTLGLKPAPEFEQWLANMGIFTQADGKVRFGNNLPPAFRQALAQLG; encoded by the coding sequence ATGGCCGCATTTGCCCATACCGTCGGCGCCCAGACCTACCGCTTCGACAGCCTCAAGGACGTGATGGCCAAAGCCAGTCCGGCGCGCTCCGGGGATTTTCTGGCCGGCGTCGCTGCACTCAACGATGGCGAGCGAGTCGCCGCTCAAATGGCACTGGCCGACATCCCGCTGACGCACTTCCTTCAGGAAGCGCTGATTCCCTACGAATCCGATGAAGTCACCCGACTGATCATCGACAGCCATGACAAACAGGCCTTTGCGGTCGTCAGCCACCTCACGATTGGCGGCTTTCGCGACTGGCTGTTGAGCGAAGCGGCCGATGAACAGAGCCTGCGCGCCCTCGCCCCCGGCCTGACGCCGGAAATGGTCGCTGCCGTGTCGAAGATCATGCGCGTGCAGGATCTGGTGCTGGTGGCGCAGAAGATCCGCGTCGTGACGAAATTTCGCGGCACCCTCGGTCTGCGCGGACGGTTATCCACAAGGCTGCAACCCAATCACCCGACCGACGAACCGTCCGGTATCGCCGCGAGCATTCTCGACGGCCTGCTGTACGGCAACGGCGACGCGATGATCGGCATCAACCCGGCCACCGACAGCATCGCCTCGATCTGCGCGATGCTGGAAATGCTCGACGCGATCATCCAGCGCTACGACATTCCGACCCAGGCCTGCGTGCTGACCCACGTCACCACTTCTATAGAAGCCATCAACCGTGGAGTGCCGCTGGATCTGGTGTTCCAGTCGATTGCCGGCACCGAAGCGGCCAACGCCAGTTTCGGCATCAACCTGAATATCTTGCAGGAAGGCTATGACGCCGGGCTGAGCCTCAATCGCGGCACGCTTGGGCAGAACCTGATGTATTTCGAGACCGGCCAGGGCAGCGCGCTGTCGGCCAATGCCCACCACGGCGTCGATCAACAGACCTGCGAAACCCGGGCCTACGCCGTGGCGCGCCATTTCAAGCCGTTTCTGGTGAACACTGTCGTCGGATTCATCGGCCCGGAATACCTCTACAACGGCAAGCAGATCATCCGCGCCGGCCTCGAAGACCACTTCTGCGGCAAGCTGCTCGGCGTGCCGATGGGCTGCGACATCTGCTACACCAACCACGCCGAAGCCGACCAGGACGACATGGACACCCTGCTGACCCTGTTGGGCGTGGCGGGGATCAATTTCATCATGGGCATCCCCGGCTCCGACGACATCATGCTCAACTACCAGACCACTTCGTTCCACGACGCCCTCTACGCGCGCCAGACCCTGGGCCTGAAACCGGCGCCGGAGTTCGAGCAGTGGCTGGCGAACATGGGCATCTTCACCCAGGCGGACGGCAAGGTCCGCTTCGGCAACAACCTGCCGCCGGCCTTTCGCCAGGCGTTGGCGCAACTGGGATGA
- the eutC gene encoding ethanolamine ammonia-lyase subunit EutC translates to MEKPPVDPQNPWLELRRLTPARIALGRTGTSLPTRAQLDFQFAHAQARDAVHLPFDHAGLSAQLAERQRDSLLLHSAAVDRNSYLQRPDLGRKLSDQSAQALREYAQAHPGGVDLVIVVADGLSALAVHRHTLPFLTRLEEQMTADEWSTAPVVLVEQGRVAVGDEIGQLLGAKMVVMLIGERPGLSSPDSLGLYFTYNPKVGLTDAYRNCISNVRLEGLSYGMAAHRLLYLMREACRRQLSGVNLKDEAQVQTLESEAGADMKSNFLLDPPPA, encoded by the coding sequence ATGGAAAAACCGCCCGTCGATCCGCAAAACCCATGGCTGGAGCTGCGTCGCCTGACCCCGGCGCGCATTGCCCTCGGCCGCACCGGCACCAGCCTGCCGACCCGCGCGCAGCTGGATTTCCAGTTCGCCCATGCTCAGGCCCGCGATGCAGTGCATTTGCCCTTCGATCACGCCGGGCTCAGTGCCCAACTGGCCGAGCGTCAACGTGACAGCCTGTTGTTGCACAGCGCAGCGGTGGATCGCAACAGTTACCTGCAACGCCCGGATCTGGGGCGCAAATTGAGCGATCAATCGGCGCAAGCCCTGCGTGAATACGCCCAGGCACATCCGGGCGGCGTGGATCTGGTGATCGTCGTGGCGGACGGCCTTTCGGCGCTGGCGGTGCATCGGCATACCCTGCCGTTTCTCACCCGCCTGGAAGAACAAATGACCGCCGACGAATGGTCGACCGCGCCGGTAGTGCTGGTAGAGCAAGGCCGAGTGGCGGTTGGCGATGAAATCGGCCAGTTGCTCGGCGCAAAAATGGTTGTGATGCTGATTGGAGAGCGCCCCGGCCTCAGTTCGCCGGACAGCCTGGGTTTATATTTCACCTACAATCCAAAGGTCGGCCTCACGGATGCCTACCGCAATTGCATCTCCAATGTGCGGCTGGAGGGCCTCAGCTATGGCATGGCGGCCCATCGCTTGCTGTATCTGATGCGTGAAGCCTGTCGGCGACAGCTGTCGGGCGTCAATCTGAAGGACGAAGCGCAGGTTCAGACGCTGGAATCGGAAGCCGGTGCAGATATGAAGAGTAATTTCCTACTCGATCCGCCCCCGGCCTGA
- a CDS encoding N-acetyltransferase, translating to MRIIQATLEHLDLLAPLFVKYREFYGSLPYPDSSRAFLEKRLRRKESVIYLALADDDDKKLMGFCQLYPSFSSLSLKRVWILNDIYVAEDARRQLVADNLIRTAKRMAKETQAVRMRVSTSADNEVAQKTYESIGFKEDTEFKNYVLPISDEL from the coding sequence ATGCGGATTATTCAAGCGACCCTCGAACACCTGGACCTGCTGGCCCCGCTGTTCGTCAAATATCGCGAGTTCTACGGTTCCCTGCCCTATCCGGACTCGTCCCGGGCATTCCTTGAAAAACGCCTGAGGCGCAAGGAGTCGGTCATTTACCTGGCTTTGGCCGATGATGACGACAAGAAACTGATGGGCTTCTGCCAGCTCTATCCAAGCTTTTCCTCGCTGTCGCTCAAGCGAGTATGGATCCTCAACGACATCTACGTCGCCGAAGACGCCCGCCGCCAACTGGTCGCTGACAACCTGATCCGCACCGCAAAGAGAATGGCCAAGGAAACCCAGGCCGTGCGTATGCGCGTCTCGACCAGCGCCGACAACGAAGTAGCGCAGAAAACCTACGAATCCATCGGGTTCAAGGAAGACACCGAGTTCAAAAACTACGTGCTGCCGATCAGCGACGAACTCTGA
- a CDS encoding DedA family protein: MDFNPIDLILHLDVYLDMLVNNYGTWIYAILFLVIFCETGLVVMPFLPGDSLLFIAGAVAAGGGMDPVLLGGLLMLAAILGDSTNYVIGRTAGEKLFSNPNSKIFRRDYLQQTHDFYDKHGGKTVTLARFLPIIRTFAPFVAGVAKMPYPRFFGFSVFGTVLWVGGLVTLGYFFGNVPFIKKNLSLLVVGIILLSLVPMIIGVVRSRMGGAKAQSN, from the coding sequence ATGGATTTCAACCCGATCGACCTCATCCTGCATCTCGATGTCTATCTCGACATGCTGGTGAACAACTATGGGACCTGGATCTACGCCATCCTGTTTCTGGTGATCTTTTGCGAGACCGGCCTGGTGGTCATGCCATTCCTGCCGGGTGATTCGCTGCTGTTCATCGCTGGCGCCGTCGCCGCAGGTGGCGGCATGGACCCGGTGCTGCTGGGCGGCCTGCTCATGCTGGCAGCGATACTTGGCGACAGCACTAACTACGTGATCGGACGAACGGCTGGTGAAAAGCTGTTCAGCAATCCGAATTCGAAGATCTTTCGCCGCGACTATCTGCAACAGACCCACGATTTCTACGACAAGCACGGCGGCAAAACCGTGACTCTGGCGCGCTTCCTGCCGATCATCCGCACCTTTGCGCCGTTCGTTGCTGGCGTTGCAAAAATGCCTTACCCGCGCTTCTTCGGTTTCAGCGTGTTCGGCACCGTCCTGTGGGTCGGTGGTCTGGTGACGTTGGGCTACTTCTTCGGCAACGTACCGTTCATCAAGAAAAACCTGTCGCTGCTGGTGGTCGGCATCATCTTGCTGTCGCTGGTACCGATGATCATTGGCGTGGTTCGCAGCCGTATGGGCGGCGCCAAAGCCCAATCGAACTAA
- a CDS encoding zinc-dependent peptidase, with translation MWSLSAWRRRRILAKHPIADDMWQRVRHHLSFLDGISADEDQWLREASVLFLEDKHLTALPGVELHQEQRLLLAAQAQLPLLHLGDLNWYQGFHEIVLYPDDFLSPQRHRDASGVEHEWDGEHSGEAWQQGPIILAWPGVMASGGWEGYNLVIHELAHKLDMLNGDANGLPPLHADMRVSDWAQVMQAAYDDLNRQLDRHPDAETAIDPYAAENPAEFFAVTSEYFFSAPDLLHEAYPQVYAQLQLFYRQDPLARLKQLQATDPVYQAHE, from the coding sequence ATGTGGTCGTTGAGCGCCTGGCGACGCCGGCGCATTCTGGCGAAGCACCCGATTGCCGATGACATGTGGCAGCGGGTGCGTCACCACTTGAGTTTCCTCGATGGCATCAGTGCCGATGAAGATCAGTGGCTGCGCGAAGCCAGCGTTCTGTTCCTTGAAGACAAACACCTGACCGCCCTGCCCGGCGTCGAATTGCATCAGGAACAACGCCTGCTGCTCGCCGCCCAGGCGCAATTGCCGCTTTTGCATCTGGGCGATCTGAACTGGTACCAGGGTTTTCACGAAATCGTCCTCTATCCGGATGACTTCCTCAGCCCCCAGCGCCATCGCGATGCCAGCGGTGTCGAGCATGAGTGGGACGGCGAGCACAGTGGTGAAGCCTGGCAGCAAGGGCCGATCATCCTCGCCTGGCCCGGGGTGATGGCCAGTGGTGGCTGGGAAGGCTACAACCTGGTAATCCACGAACTCGCGCACAAACTCGACATGCTCAACGGCGATGCCAACGGCCTGCCACCGCTGCACGCCGACATGCGGGTCAGCGACTGGGCCCAGGTGATGCAAGCGGCCTACGACGATCTCAACCGCCAGCTCGACCGCCATCCCGACGCCGAAACCGCCATCGACCCGTATGCCGCCGAGAACCCGGCCGAATTCTTCGCCGTCACCAGCGAGTACTTTTTCAGCGCCCCGGATCTGCTGCACGAGGCTTATCCACAGGTGTATGCGCAGCTGCAGCTTTTCTATCGACAGGATCCACTGGCCCGACTGAAGCAACTTCAGGCCACGGACCCGGTCTATCAGGCACACGAGTAA
- the ppa gene encoding inorganic diphosphatase, which translates to MSYSKIPAGKDLPNDIYVAIEIPANHAPIKYEIDKDSDCLFVDRFMATPMFYPANYGYIPNTLADDGDPLDVLVVTPYPVAPGSVIRARPVGILNMTDDGGGDAKVIAVPHDKLSQLYVDVKEYTDLPALLIQQIEHFFANYKDLEKGKWVKIEGWAGADAAREAITKSVAAYKG; encoded by the coding sequence ATGAGCTACAGCAAGATTCCGGCTGGCAAAGACCTGCCGAACGACATCTACGTCGCGATCGAGATCCCGGCCAACCACGCGCCGATCAAATACGAAATCGACAAAGACAGCGATTGCCTGTTCGTTGACCGTTTCATGGCCACCCCGATGTTCTACCCGGCCAACTACGGTTACATCCCGAACACCCTGGCTGACGACGGTGATCCCCTGGACGTGCTGGTCGTAACCCCTTACCCGGTTGCTCCAGGTTCGGTGATCCGCGCTCGTCCAGTCGGCATCCTGAACATGACCGACGACGGCGGCGGCGATGCCAAAGTCATCGCAGTTCCACACGACAAGCTGTCCCAGCTGTACGTGGACGTGAAGGAATACACCGACCTGCCAGCCCTGCTGATCCAGCAGATCGAGCACTTCTTCGCGAACTACAAAGATCTCGAAAAAGGCAAATGGGTGAAAATCGAAGGCTGGGCCGGTGCAGACGCCGCCCGCGAAGCGATCACCAAGTCGGTTGCTGCCTACAAAGGCTAA
- a CDS encoding helix-turn-helix transcriptional regulator: MRKNTSGPRFKALLEAANITTTGFAKFWGTEAQNVHNWYTRGVPAYRMEEVARLLSVNSQWLKTGEGPKEAPHLYTAGDTLDAQAIQGVYTVLESTDIELPLYKEAPTAPGSDKTHVIKDPEQTIRLPRSHLETLEIRHTDAICTHMIGNSMAEKIEDGSTLAIDRGLTQVVDGEIYAIEHDGMLRIKYLHRMPGNALRLRSHNSAEYPDEIFRATQIEEQRIHVLGWVFWWSTLGKRRPVVPFL, from the coding sequence ATGAGAAAGAACACTAGCGGTCCAAGATTCAAGGCACTCCTGGAAGCTGCGAACATCACCACCACGGGATTCGCAAAGTTCTGGGGCACGGAAGCCCAAAATGTTCATAACTGGTACACCCGGGGCGTACCCGCGTACCGCATGGAAGAAGTCGCGCGCCTGCTGTCCGTCAACAGCCAGTGGCTGAAAACCGGTGAAGGCCCCAAAGAAGCGCCGCACCTGTACACCGCCGGCGACACGCTGGATGCCCAGGCGATTCAAGGCGTCTATACGGTGCTTGAATCCACCGACATCGAACTGCCGCTCTACAAGGAAGCCCCGACAGCTCCTGGCTCCGACAAGACCCATGTCATCAAGGACCCGGAGCAAACCATCCGCCTGCCCCGCAGCCACCTCGAAACCCTGGAAATCCGCCACACCGACGCCATCTGCACCCACATGATCGGCAACAGCATGGCCGAGAAGATCGAAGACGGCTCCACACTCGCCATCGACCGCGGCCTCACCCAGGTGGTGGACGGCGAAATCTACGCCATCGAACACGACGGCATGCTGCGCATCAAATACCTGCACCGCATGCCCGGCAATGCCCTGCGCCTGCGCAGCCACAACAGCGCCGAATACCCGGACGAAATCTTCCGAGCCACGCAGATCGAGGAGCAGAGGATTCATGTATTGGGGTGGGTGTTCTGGTGGTCGACGCTGGGCAAGCGGCGGCCGGTTGTGCCGTTTCTCTGA
- a CDS encoding restriction endonuclease, which translates to MSVPTYDQFIEPILRFLATKPEGAIARDAHEAAAKMLQLTEDQREELIASGQATYKNRSGWAHDRLKRAGLSSSAKRGYWKLTDAGVQYAKEHTLPLSAKDVEHLAIGYMNVKLKVAPDAEPLDDQPSVEPDLASATESPDDRLERALKELRDATAADLLDNLLQVSPNRFEVIVLDVLHRLGYGASRNDLQRVGGSGDAGIDGIISLDKLGLEKVYVQAKRWQNTVGRPELQAFYGALAGQKAKRGVFITTSGFTAHAVDFAKSVDGIVLVDGTRLVHLMMDHEVGVTSRLLRLPTLDRDYFDEE; encoded by the coding sequence ATGTCCGTTCCAACCTACGATCAGTTCATTGAGCCGATCCTGCGTTTTCTCGCCACAAAACCCGAGGGTGCAATCGCTCGGGACGCCCACGAAGCAGCGGCAAAAATGCTGCAACTGACTGAAGATCAGCGCGAAGAACTGATCGCCAGTGGTCAGGCTACCTACAAGAACCGATCAGGCTGGGCGCACGACCGACTCAAGCGTGCCGGTCTTTCGAGCAGTGCAAAGCGCGGCTATTGGAAGCTGACCGATGCGGGGGTGCAGTACGCCAAAGAGCACACACTTCCACTGTCAGCCAAGGACGTGGAGCATTTGGCAATCGGATACATGAACGTAAAGCTGAAAGTTGCCCCAGATGCCGAACCTCTGGATGACCAGCCAAGCGTTGAGCCCGATCTGGCCTCCGCCACCGAAAGCCCCGACGACCGGCTGGAGCGAGCGCTTAAGGAATTGCGCGACGCCACGGCCGCCGACCTTTTGGACAACTTGCTGCAAGTCAGCCCTAATCGCTTTGAAGTGATCGTGCTGGATGTGCTTCATCGCCTGGGTTACGGCGCCAGCCGCAATGACTTGCAACGTGTCGGAGGTTCGGGTGATGCCGGCATCGACGGCATTATCTCGCTCGATAAACTGGGGCTGGAGAAGGTTTACGTACAGGCCAAGCGTTGGCAGAACACGGTTGGCCGACCTGAGTTACAGGCGTTCTATGGCGCGCTCGCAGGACAAAAAGCCAAACGCGGTGTGTTTATAACCACTTCTGGCTTTACGGCGCACGCCGTCGACTTCGCCAAATCGGTGGACGGCATTGTGTTGGTAGACGGGACGCGTCTAGTGCACCTGATGATGGATCATGAGGTGGGTGTGACATCTCGTTTGTTACGCCTGCCGACGCTGGATCGCGATTACTTTGATGAGGAGTGA
- a CDS encoding DarT ssDNA thymidine ADP-ribosyltransferase family protein — protein MSDVKSIKDQKLLYHLTSVENLDGIFRDGLKPRAGLSGFKDVADAEILKKRQALQLDNYVPFHWFAKNPFDGSVQRNRPEAQFVLISVYRSTAKQYGWKVIPRHPLAGDSIQLLDYEQGFEAIEWDVMSSRDYLDPHCKSICMAECLAPGVVKPDAFFKIFTPSEEVDALCVAKLQAADVNVQTSVNQRMFYQ, from the coding sequence ATGTCGGACGTTAAAAGCATCAAGGATCAGAAGCTTCTCTACCATCTCACTTCGGTTGAAAACCTGGATGGAATTTTCAGGGATGGCTTGAAACCTCGCGCCGGCCTCTCGGGTTTCAAAGACGTCGCAGATGCTGAAATCCTGAAAAAGCGGCAGGCTCTGCAGCTCGATAACTACGTCCCCTTCCACTGGTTTGCGAAAAATCCATTTGACGGAAGCGTGCAGCGCAACAGGCCGGAAGCCCAATTTGTGCTGATCTCGGTCTACAGATCAACGGCCAAGCAATACGGCTGGAAAGTTATTCCACGCCACCCGTTAGCAGGCGACTCAATACAGCTACTTGATTACGAACAGGGGTTCGAAGCTATCGAGTGGGATGTCATGAGCAGTCGCGATTACCTGGACCCTCACTGCAAAAGCATCTGCATGGCCGAATGTCTCGCACCGGGGGTTGTTAAACCTGACGCCTTCTTCAAAATCTTCACCCCCAGCGAAGAAGTCGATGCACTTTGCGTAGCTAAATTGCAGGCAGCCGATGTTAATGTGCAGACCAGCGTGAACCAGAGAATGTTTTATCAATGA
- a CDS encoding DUF4433 domain-containing protein, whose amino-acid sequence MNYTSLNPEKALIWRIVHRDNLPWILDNGLHCANSDVQAPQYVNIGNVDLIDKRRSRQVPIEPEGVLADYVPFYFTPFSVMMQNIHSGWSVQQRSNDEIVILVSSLYRVEELGLPFVFTNAHAYPSWTDYYNDLANLDQIDWSILQRRDFKRDPDDPRKMERYQAEALIYHHLPITGLLGIMCHTDAMKIRIEQDVAARGLTLPVHARPKWYFQ is encoded by the coding sequence ATGAACTACACCAGCCTGAATCCAGAGAAAGCTCTGATTTGGCGTATCGTCCATCGCGATAACCTGCCCTGGATTCTGGACAACGGTCTGCATTGCGCAAACTCGGACGTGCAGGCACCTCAGTACGTGAACATAGGCAACGTCGACTTGATCGACAAGCGCCGTTCCCGTCAGGTGCCTATTGAACCCGAAGGTGTTCTGGCCGACTACGTGCCCTTCTATTTCACGCCCTTCTCGGTGATGATGCAGAACATTCACTCTGGCTGGAGTGTGCAGCAACGCAGCAATGACGAGATCGTGATTCTGGTCTCAAGCCTTTATCGCGTTGAAGAGCTCGGCCTGCCGTTTGTCTTCACAAACGCACATGCCTATCCGAGTTGGACAGACTATTACAACGATCTGGCGAATCTCGACCAGATCGATTGGTCTATCCTTCAACGGCGCGACTTCAAGCGCGATCCTGATGACCCTCGCAAAATGGAGCGTTATCAGGCCGAAGCGCTGATCTACCATCATCTACCGATTACGGGACTGCTGGGCATCATGTGCCACACCGATGCAATGAAAATACGCATAGAACAAGACGTCGCCGCTCGAGGCCTGACGTTGCCTGTCCATGCGCGTCCCAAATGGTATTTCCAATGA